One genomic region from Fastidiosipila sp. encodes:
- the rpsB gene encoding 30S ribosomal protein S2: MAVVSMKHLLEGGVHFGHQTRRWNPKMAPYIFTERNGIYIIDLQKTMRKIELAYQFVNEIAKRGGTVLFIGTKKQAQDAIREEAARCGMFYVNNRWLGGTLTNFQTIKKRIERLHELREQSESDAWRGLPKKEIASKRLELEKLERNLGGVADMQSLPSCIFVVDTKKEHIAVAEARRLRIPIVAIVDTNCDPEEVDFVIPGNDDAIRAIKLITSVMANAVIEGREGYEVQIPDVEAAVEEESAPAGEGQEETEESVEDLVGQA, encoded by the coding sequence ATGGCTGTCGTTTCCATGAAACATCTACTTGAGGGTGGCGTGCATTTCGGCCACCAGACCCGCCGTTGGAACCCGAAAATGGCTCCCTATATTTTTACGGAGCGCAACGGGATCTACATCATCGATCTTCAAAAAACCATGAGGAAGATCGAATTGGCCTACCAGTTTGTCAACGAAATCGCCAAAAGAGGCGGAACGGTGCTCTTCATCGGGACCAAAAAGCAGGCCCAGGACGCCATCCGCGAGGAGGCGGCCCGTTGCGGCATGTTCTATGTGAACAACCGATGGCTGGGCGGGACCCTGACCAATTTCCAGACCATCAAAAAGCGCATTGAGCGGCTTCACGAACTCCGTGAGCAAAGTGAAAGCGATGCCTGGCGGGGTCTGCCGAAAAAAGAGATCGCCTCTAAACGGCTGGAGCTTGAAAAGCTGGAGCGCAATCTGGGGGGCGTGGCAGATATGCAATCCCTGCCGTCCTGCATTTTTGTGGTTGACACAAAAAAGGAGCACATTGCAGTGGCTGAAGCCCGAAGGCTCCGCATCCCCATCGTGGCCATCGTCGATACCAATTGTGATCCGGAAGAAGTCGATTTTGTCATCCCGGGCAACGATGACGCCATCCGGGCCATCAAGCTGATCACCAGTGTCATGGCCAATGCTGTGATCGAAGGCAGGGAAGGCTATGAAGTCCAGATCCCCGACGTCGAAGCTGCGGTTGAAGAGGAAAGCGCGCCGGCTGGGGAAGGACAGGAAGAGACTGAAGAGTCCGTCGAGGACTTGGTCGGCCAAGCATAA
- the frr gene encoding ribosome recycling factor: MDIHEQTLNEFEEKMKKSINVLETELRTVRAGRANPHVLDPITVPYYGVPTPLQQIANIQVPEAKMLMITPWDANMLKEIERAIQASDLGINPINDGRCLRLVFPAMTEERRHDLTREVARRGEDAKVSIRNIRREANDHFKALLRDKEISEDVSFSLGEEMQEITDRYIEKIDQEVERKTKEIMEI, translated from the coding sequence ATGGATATTCACGAACAGACGCTGAACGAGTTCGAAGAAAAGATGAAAAAATCGATTAATGTGCTGGAAACTGAACTGCGCACTGTGCGCGCGGGGAGGGCCAATCCGCATGTCCTCGATCCCATTACCGTTCCCTATTACGGTGTGCCGACACCCTTGCAGCAGATCGCCAATATTCAGGTTCCCGAGGCAAAGATGCTGATGATTACGCCATGGGACGCCAACATGCTGAAAGAAATTGAACGCGCTATCCAGGCAAGCGACCTGGGAATCAATCCCATCAACGACGGACGTTGTCTGCGGCTGGTCTTTCCGGCCATGACCGAGGAGCGCCGTCACGACCTGACGCGCGAGGTTGCGAGGCGCGGTGAGGACGCCAAAGTATCGATTCGCAACATCCGGCGTGAGGCCAATGACCACTTCAAGGCCCTCTTGCGGGACAAGGAGATTTCAGAAGACGTGTCTTTCAGCCTGGGTGAGGAGATGCAGGAGATAACCGACCGCTACATCGAGAAAATTGATCAGGAAGTCGAGCGGAAAACAAAAGAGATCATGGAAATCTGA
- a CDS encoding phosphatidate cytidylyltransferase, with translation MKKIDELTVRVITAAIYVGIMIVFIVPGLWAPVVPLVLLAAVAFLSAFEKGQAVRLRLPQVTPLPAAVTSVLLGLLSFLGISRGSFLRGIAWTLDPSVNTLIAPKIFGYFALLALFILPMISLIQMWRKGVELLPSTLAMTAIVFSSAVPLAASVALLYGCRYGWHWFVLAILTAWVSDTCAYFAGRFLGRMRFAPAISPRKTWEGTMGGVVGTIALYLIYFPLVIGKRTGYATGASFAFATVAAVLMSLSASLGDLQSSALKRWCGIKDFGALLPGHGGISDRFDSIFTALPAMLLLAILAGAIL, from the coding sequence ATGAAAAAAATCGATGAATTGACCGTCCGGGTCATCACCGCCGCCATTTACGTGGGAATCATGATCGTCTTCATTGTTCCCGGGCTTTGGGCCCCGGTGGTGCCTTTGGTGCTCCTGGCTGCAGTTGCTTTTTTAAGCGCTTTCGAAAAAGGCCAGGCGGTCCGGCTTCGCCTGCCCCAGGTAACCCCCCTCCCGGCTGCGGTGACCTCCGTCCTGCTCGGTCTTTTGTCTTTTCTGGGAATTTCGAGGGGATCCTTTCTCCGGGGAATTGCCTGGACCTTGGATCCATCGGTCAACACCCTGATCGCGCCGAAGATTTTCGGCTATTTTGCCCTCCTGGCCCTCTTTATTCTGCCCATGATCTCGCTGATTCAGATGTGGCGCAAGGGAGTGGAGCTCTTGCCTTCGACCCTGGCCATGACGGCCATTGTATTCTCTTCGGCGGTGCCGCTGGCGGCTTCAGTTGCTCTTTTGTACGGCTGCCGCTACGGCTGGCACTGGTTTGTCCTCGCCATCCTGACCGCCTGGGTATCGGATACCTGTGCCTATTTTGCGGGAAGATTCCTGGGCCGCATGCGATTTGCCCCGGCCATCAGTCCCCGCAAAACCTGGGAGGGAACGATGGGGGGGGTTGTCGGAACCATTGCCCTTTACCTGATCTATTTTCCCCTTGTCATCGGCAAGCGGACGGGTTACGCCACAGGCGCCAGTTTTGCTTTTGCCACAGTCGCAGCGGTCCTGATGAGCTTGTCTGCCAGCTTGGGCGACCTTCAGAGCTCGGCCCTCAAGCGCTGGTGCGGCATCAAGGATTTCGGCGCCCTGCTGCCGGGGCATGGCGGCATCTCGGACCGGTTTGACAGCATCTTCACTGCCCTGCCCGCCATGCTGTTGCTGGCCATCCTTGCAGGAGCCATCCTTTAA
- the uppS gene encoding di-trans,poly-cis-decaprenylcistransferase: MEKEQSKEKGVRHLAVIMDGNGRWAEARGRRREFGHREGAENLRRLCILCGERRIRYITVYAFSTENWRRPRGEVNSLMRLFSHYFTKYAKEMEEEGVRLRFMGERDTLPAEVLATMEEAEKSSRDRTGLQLIIAFNYGGRREIVSAAQKAAAEISSGPLTEESFARFLYLPDVPEPELLIRTGGESRLSNFLLWQSAYTELYMEECLWPDFGAEQLDRALLDFESRQRRFGGI, encoded by the coding sequence ATGGAAAAAGAGCAATCGAAAGAAAAAGGAGTCCGGCACCTGGCCGTCATCATGGATGGCAATGGGCGCTGGGCGGAGGCACGGGGGAGAAGACGGGAATTTGGCCACCGCGAAGGGGCGGAAAATCTGCGCCGACTTTGCATTTTGTGCGGGGAGCGACGAATCCGCTACATCACGGTCTACGCTTTCTCCACCGAGAACTGGCGCAGGCCCCGGGGAGAAGTCAATTCCCTGATGCGCCTTTTTTCACACTACTTCACAAAATATGCGAAGGAGATGGAGGAGGAAGGAGTCCGGCTCCGCTTTATGGGGGAGCGGGACACTCTGCCTGCCGAAGTCCTGGCCACCATGGAGGAGGCCGAAAAATCCTCCAGGGACAGGACGGGACTCCAGTTGATCATCGCCTTCAATTACGGCGGAAGAAGGGAAATTGTTTCAGCCGCGCAAAAAGCGGCAGCTGAAATCAGCAGTGGCCCTCTGACCGAGGAATCTTTTGCCCGCTTTCTTTACCTGCCGGATGTCCCGGAGCCCGAGCTGCTGATACGAACCGGCGGGGAATCCAGACTGTCCAATTTTCTTCTTTGGCAGTCGGCTTATACGGAACTTTATATGGAAGAATGTCTTTGGCCTGACTTTGGTGCCGAGCAGCTGGACCGGGCTCTGCTGGATTTCGAGTCACGCCAGCGCCGTTTCGGCGGCATCTGA
- a CDS encoding UMP kinase, with the protein MKYKRLLLKLSGESLAGGSGSGIDPETLSLYASVIGRLCQEGHEVGVVVGGGNFWRGRISQGMDRMSADKIGMLATVMNAIALDSALLEAGVVARLMSAVPMPTVGEPMNAAAARRHLERGRVVIFAGGTGNPFFSTDSAAALRAAEIKADVILKSTLVDGIYDKDPKLFPDAVLQKELTFTDILERELAIIDATAAALCRDYGLKLIVFNGIDPQNILKAAGDQPIGTLVG; encoded by the coding sequence ATGAAATACAAAAGGCTGCTGCTGAAGCTGTCGGGTGAATCGCTGGCAGGCGGATCAGGAAGCGGGATTGACCCTGAAACACTCTCGCTTTACGCCTCGGTCATTGGCCGGCTGTGCCAGGAGGGTCACGAAGTCGGCGTGGTCGTGGGTGGCGGCAATTTCTGGCGGGGCCGGATTAGCCAGGGCATGGACCGGATGTCAGCGGACAAGATCGGCATGCTGGCGACCGTCATGAACGCCATCGCGCTTGACAGCGCGCTTCTGGAGGCAGGTGTGGTCGCAAGGCTGATGTCGGCGGTTCCCATGCCGACGGTGGGAGAACCCATGAATGCCGCTGCGGCAAGGCGCCATCTGGAGCGGGGACGGGTGGTCATTTTCGCGGGAGGCACAGGGAATCCTTTCTTTTCAACAGATTCTGCCGCGGCTCTGAGGGCAGCTGAGATCAAGGCTGATGTCATCCTGAAATCGACTCTGGTTGACGGTATCTATGATAAAGATCCCAAGCTTTTCCCCGACGCGGTGCTGCAAAAAGAATTGACTTTTACCGACATTCTTGAGCGGGAATTGGCTATTATTGATGCGACTGCCGCTGCCCTTTGCCGGGATTACGGCCTGAAACTCATTGTTTTCAATGGAATCGATCCGCAAAATATCCTGAAGGCTGCGGGGGATCAGCCGATCGGGACCCTTGTGGGCTGA
- the tsf gene encoding translation elongation factor Ts → MQITAQMVKELREMTGAGIMDCKKALQASGGDYDAAVKWLRENDLAAAEKKAGRIAAEGIVDAYIHEGGRIGVLIEVNIETDFAAKNEDFKKLVRDMAMQVAAMNPLYVRREDVPGEVIAHERDIVRAQAIKSGKPEKIIEKIVDGRMEKYFQDVCLMEQAYIRDDSMTCEQLIKELIGKIGENIKVRRFVRYEMGEGLEKKNEDFAEEVAAQLKK, encoded by the coding sequence ATGCAGATTACCGCGCAAATGGTTAAAGAGCTCCGCGAGATGACGGGAGCCGGCATCATGGACTGCAAGAAGGCCCTTCAAGCGTCCGGGGGTGACTACGATGCCGCTGTCAAATGGCTTCGGGAGAATGATCTGGCCGCTGCCGAGAAAAAGGCCGGCCGAATTGCCGCCGAGGGGATTGTCGATGCCTACATTCATGAGGGCGGACGGATCGGTGTCCTGATCGAAGTCAATATCGAGACGGATTTTGCCGCCAAAAATGAAGATTTCAAAAAGCTTGTCCGCGACATGGCCATGCAGGTGGCGGCCATGAACCCGCTCTACGTCAGGCGGGAGGACGTTCCCGGGGAAGTGATTGCCCACGAACGTGACATCGTGCGCGCCCAGGCCATTAAGTCTGGCAAGCCGGAGAAAATCATTGAAAAAATCGTCGACGGCCGGATGGAAAAATACTTCCAGGATGTTTGCCTGATGGAGCAGGCCTATATCCGTGATGACAGTATGACCTGTGAGCAGCTCATCAAGGAGTTGATCGGCAAGATCGGCGAGAACATCAAGGTGCGGCGTTTCGTCCGCTACGAGATGGGCGAGGGGTTGGAAAAAAAGAACGAGGATTTTGCAGAGGAAGTCGCGGCTCAGCTGAAAAAGTGA